The following proteins are encoded in a genomic region of Triticum dicoccoides isolate Atlit2015 ecotype Zavitan chromosome 1B, WEW_v2.0, whole genome shotgun sequence:
- the LOC119341699 gene encoding probable transmembrane GTPase FZO-like, chloroplastic isoform X2: MRRCSTPSRPPSYPTKSGTNSAPPPPTPHFASLSAPLSTRARALLSLSLSMLAPSTATATATCLLLPRSAAASRGLPLHSLLLSRRRPRHRCAVDASSAAASGGGGAAKEPPRTLFPGGFKRPEIQVPALVLRVGVDEALGSGDAVSAALARGVGIVVLEAGEEGGGRAYEAARALKAAVGDRAYLLIAERVDVASAVGASGVVLADDGIPAIVARSMMMKSNSDSIYLPLVARTIRSSDSARSATSSEGADFLIVNTGTGDFSSVLNGAGAQHVKIPVFFTLNDLQSEGSYSDTTSKLFQSGASGIVLSLTGIQHLTDNIIERDFLKVDSTGTVPQATSSSASALEETNNVMVLTREKTKVAGFTKLDEKVMQLIAMEKPILSEAVDVIRKAAPMMEEAELLVDAASRLSEPFLLVIVGEFNSGKSTFINALLGRKYLQEGVVPTTNEITLLSYSEVDSESMERCERHPDGQFTCYLSAPILKEMNLVDTPGTNVILQRQQRLTEEYVPRADLILFVLSSDRPLTESEVGFLQYVQQWKKKVVFVLNKLDLYRNSDELEEATAFIKENARKLLNTEDVTLFPVSSRSALEVKLSYSKKNDREHHGEVLLSDPRWRSSKFYDLEHYLLSFLDGSTDTGKERVRLKLETPIGIADRLLTSCQRLVKLEHEKAIDDLTSIRDLVSGANNYALKIEADSNSWQKQISSLIERAKSRAITLMESTLQLSNIDLIFTYMLTGEKGPSAKATSFVQNDILSPALDDAAIWYYEAHA; the protein is encoded by the exons TCTACTCCGTCTCGTCCCCCATCCTATCCAACCAAATCCGGGACAAACTCTGCTCCACCACCTCCCACTCCCCACTTCGCCTCGCTCTCTGCTCCGCTgtccacgcgcgcgcgcgcactcCTATCCTTGTCGCTCTCCATGTTGGCCCcttccaccgccaccgccaccgccacctgcCTCCTCCTGCCGCGCTCGGCCGCCGCCAGCCGGGGCCTACCCTTGCACTCCCTCCTCCTCTCacgccgtcgcccccgccaccgCTGCGCCGTCGACGCCAGCAGCGCCGCcgcttccggcggcggcggcgctgccaaGGAGCCGCCCAGGACGCTGTTCCCTGGCGGGTTCAAGCGGCCGGAGATCCAGGTACCGGCGCTCGTCCTCCGTGTTGGCGTCGACGAGGCTCTCGGCTCTGGTGACGCGGTGTCCGCCGCCCTGGCGCGGGGCGTGGGGATCGTCGTGCTCGAGGCcggggaggagggcggcgggcGCGCGTACGAGGCCGCGCGCGCGCTCAAGGCGGCGGTAGGGGACCGCGCGTACCTGCTCATCGCGGAGCGAGTCGACGTCGCCTCCGCGGTCGGGGCGAGCGGCGTCGTGCTAGCCGACGATG GTATTCCTGCTATTGTTGCAAGGAGTATGATGATGAAATCCAACTCTGACTCCATATATCTCCCGCTTGTCGCTAGAACTATACGGTCCTCGGACTCTGCCAGAAGCGCTACTAGTTCTGAGGGGGCTGATTTCCTTATCGTAAATACCGGGACGGGTGACTTCTCGAGTGTTTTGAATGGTGCTGGTGCTCAGCATGTGAAGATTCCAGTTTTCTTCACTTTAAATGATTTGCAAAGCGAAGGGTCTTATTCTGATACCACATCCAAGCTGTTCCAGTCTGGTGCATCTGGAATTGTTTTGTCTTTGACTGGCATCCAACATCTTACTGACAATATCATAGAAAGGGATTTTTTAAAAGTGGATAGCACCGGTACAGTACCACAAGCCACTTCCTCTTCTGCTAGCGCGTTGGAAGAAACAAATAATGTAATGGTCCTAACTCGTGAGAAGACAAAAGTTGCTGGATTTACAAAACTGGATGAAAAAGTGATGCAGCTAATAGCGATGGAAAAGCCTATTCTTAGTGAAGCTGTTGATGTTATCCGCAAGGCAGCACCAATG ATGGAAGAGGCTGAACTTCTGGTTGATGCTGCTTCTCGCCTGAGTGAGCCATTTTTGTTGGTTATTGTG GGTGAATTTAACTCGGGAAAATCAACCTTTATAAATGCTCTACTTGGAAGGAAGTATCTTCAGGAAGGAGTTGTACCCACGACAAATGAGATCACACTGCTCTCATATTCAGAGGTTGATTCTGAAAGCATGGAACGATGTGAGCGGCACCCGGATGGTCAATTCACATGCTATTTATCGGCTCCAATTTTAAAAGAG ATGAACCTAGTTGATACACCTGGAACAAATGTCATTCTCCAGAGGCAGCAGCGACTCACTGAAGAATATGTGCCACGAGCTGACTTGATACTCTTTGTACTGTCATCAGATAGACCATTGACTGAGAGTGAG GTCGGATTTCTCCAGTATGTCCAGCAGTGGAAGAAGAAAGTAGTATTTGTTCTAAACAAATTGGACCTCTATCGGAACAGTGATGAG CTTGAAGAGGCCACTGCCTTTATCAAGGAAAACGCAAGGAAATTACTCAACACTGAGGATGTAACACTGTTTCCTGTATCTTCACGCTCTGCTCTGGAAGTCAAACTTTCATATTCAAAGAAAAATGATAGGGAGCACCATGGGGAAGTTTTGTTAAGTGATCCTAGATGGAGAAGCAGCAAGTTTTATGATCTTGAGCATTACCTACTGAGCTTTTTAGATGGTTCAACAGATACTGGAAAGGAAAGGGTCCGACTGAAACTTGAAACACCAATTGGTATTGCAGATCGTTTGCTAACTTCATGTCAAAGACTTGTGAAACTAGAACATGAAAAGGCTATTGATGACTTGACATCCATCAGGGATCTTGTTTCTGGTGCAAACAACTATGCTTTGAAAATTGAGGCTGATAGCAATTCCTGGCAGAAGCAGATTTCGTCTCTT ATTGAGAGAGCAAAAAGTCGAGCTATAACGCTCATGGAATCTACACTTCAGTTGTCAAACATTGACCTTATTTTTACATACATGCTCACAGGAGAAAAAGGGCCTTCCGCCAAAGCCACATCGTTTGTTCAAAATGATATTCTGAGTCCTGCCCTTGACGATGCAGCT ATTTGGTATTATGAGGCTCATGCCTGA
- the LOC119341699 gene encoding probable transmembrane GTPase FZO-like, chloroplastic isoform X1, protein MRRCSTPSRPPSYPTKSGTNSAPPPPTPHFASLSAPLSTRARALLSLSLSMLAPSTATATATCLLLPRSAAASRGLPLHSLLLSRRRPRHRCAVDASSAAASGGGGAAKEPPRTLFPGGFKRPEIQVPALVLRVGVDEALGSGDAVSAALARGVGIVVLEAGEEGGGRAYEAARALKAAVGDRAYLLIAERVDVASAVGASGVVLADDGIPAIVARSMMMKSNSDSIYLPLVARTIRSSDSARSATSSEGADFLIVNTGTGDFSSVLNGAGAQHVKIPVFFTLNDLQSEGSYSDTTSKLFQSGASGIVLSLTGIQHLTDNIIERDFLKVDSTGTVPQATSSSASALEETNNVMVLTREKTKVAGFTKLDEKVMQLIAMEKPILSEAVDVIRKAAPMMEEAELLVDAASRLSEPFLLVIVGEFNSGKSTFINALLGRKYLQEGVVPTTNEITLLSYSEVDSESMERCERHPDGQFTCYLSAPILKEMNLVDTPGTNVILQRQQRLTEEYVPRADLILFVLSSDRPLTESEVGFLQYVQQWKKKVVFVLNKLDLYRNSDELEEATAFIKENARKLLNTEDVTLFPVSSRSALEVKLSYSKKNDREHHGEVLLSDPRWRSSKFYDLEHYLLSFLDGSTDTGKERVRLKLETPIGIADRLLTSCQRLVKLEHEKAIDDLTSIRDLVSGANNYALKIEADSNSWQKQISSLIERAKSRAITLMESTLQLSNIDLIFTYMLTGEKGPSAKATSFVQNDILSPALDDAADLLGEYSKWLSSSNTREANLYLECFHERWNSLVSQEESVSSDRTELVNEGEKLSIKVLDGFSATAAAKVFEEEIREVATGTFGGLGVAGLSASLLTSVLTTTLEDLLALALCSAGGFFAISNFPGRRKLAVEKVSKAADELSRKVDEAIQKDISQSGSKLVQFVDTASKPYQEACQRKIDWLQGVQGELSAVERKLQTLKIDIQNLHGS, encoded by the exons TCTACTCCGTCTCGTCCCCCATCCTATCCAACCAAATCCGGGACAAACTCTGCTCCACCACCTCCCACTCCCCACTTCGCCTCGCTCTCTGCTCCGCTgtccacgcgcgcgcgcgcactcCTATCCTTGTCGCTCTCCATGTTGGCCCcttccaccgccaccgccaccgccacctgcCTCCTCCTGCCGCGCTCGGCCGCCGCCAGCCGGGGCCTACCCTTGCACTCCCTCCTCCTCTCacgccgtcgcccccgccaccgCTGCGCCGTCGACGCCAGCAGCGCCGCcgcttccggcggcggcggcgctgccaaGGAGCCGCCCAGGACGCTGTTCCCTGGCGGGTTCAAGCGGCCGGAGATCCAGGTACCGGCGCTCGTCCTCCGTGTTGGCGTCGACGAGGCTCTCGGCTCTGGTGACGCGGTGTCCGCCGCCCTGGCGCGGGGCGTGGGGATCGTCGTGCTCGAGGCcggggaggagggcggcgggcGCGCGTACGAGGCCGCGCGCGCGCTCAAGGCGGCGGTAGGGGACCGCGCGTACCTGCTCATCGCGGAGCGAGTCGACGTCGCCTCCGCGGTCGGGGCGAGCGGCGTCGTGCTAGCCGACGATG GTATTCCTGCTATTGTTGCAAGGAGTATGATGATGAAATCCAACTCTGACTCCATATATCTCCCGCTTGTCGCTAGAACTATACGGTCCTCGGACTCTGCCAGAAGCGCTACTAGTTCTGAGGGGGCTGATTTCCTTATCGTAAATACCGGGACGGGTGACTTCTCGAGTGTTTTGAATGGTGCTGGTGCTCAGCATGTGAAGATTCCAGTTTTCTTCACTTTAAATGATTTGCAAAGCGAAGGGTCTTATTCTGATACCACATCCAAGCTGTTCCAGTCTGGTGCATCTGGAATTGTTTTGTCTTTGACTGGCATCCAACATCTTACTGACAATATCATAGAAAGGGATTTTTTAAAAGTGGATAGCACCGGTACAGTACCACAAGCCACTTCCTCTTCTGCTAGCGCGTTGGAAGAAACAAATAATGTAATGGTCCTAACTCGTGAGAAGACAAAAGTTGCTGGATTTACAAAACTGGATGAAAAAGTGATGCAGCTAATAGCGATGGAAAAGCCTATTCTTAGTGAAGCTGTTGATGTTATCCGCAAGGCAGCACCAATG ATGGAAGAGGCTGAACTTCTGGTTGATGCTGCTTCTCGCCTGAGTGAGCCATTTTTGTTGGTTATTGTG GGTGAATTTAACTCGGGAAAATCAACCTTTATAAATGCTCTACTTGGAAGGAAGTATCTTCAGGAAGGAGTTGTACCCACGACAAATGAGATCACACTGCTCTCATATTCAGAGGTTGATTCTGAAAGCATGGAACGATGTGAGCGGCACCCGGATGGTCAATTCACATGCTATTTATCGGCTCCAATTTTAAAAGAG ATGAACCTAGTTGATACACCTGGAACAAATGTCATTCTCCAGAGGCAGCAGCGACTCACTGAAGAATATGTGCCACGAGCTGACTTGATACTCTTTGTACTGTCATCAGATAGACCATTGACTGAGAGTGAG GTCGGATTTCTCCAGTATGTCCAGCAGTGGAAGAAGAAAGTAGTATTTGTTCTAAACAAATTGGACCTCTATCGGAACAGTGATGAG CTTGAAGAGGCCACTGCCTTTATCAAGGAAAACGCAAGGAAATTACTCAACACTGAGGATGTAACACTGTTTCCTGTATCTTCACGCTCTGCTCTGGAAGTCAAACTTTCATATTCAAAGAAAAATGATAGGGAGCACCATGGGGAAGTTTTGTTAAGTGATCCTAGATGGAGAAGCAGCAAGTTTTATGATCTTGAGCATTACCTACTGAGCTTTTTAGATGGTTCAACAGATACTGGAAAGGAAAGGGTCCGACTGAAACTTGAAACACCAATTGGTATTGCAGATCGTTTGCTAACTTCATGTCAAAGACTTGTGAAACTAGAACATGAAAAGGCTATTGATGACTTGACATCCATCAGGGATCTTGTTTCTGGTGCAAACAACTATGCTTTGAAAATTGAGGCTGATAGCAATTCCTGGCAGAAGCAGATTTCGTCTCTT ATTGAGAGAGCAAAAAGTCGAGCTATAACGCTCATGGAATCTACACTTCAGTTGTCAAACATTGACCTTATTTTTACATACATGCTCACAGGAGAAAAAGGGCCTTCCGCCAAAGCCACATCGTTTGTTCAAAATGATATTCTGAGTCCTGCCCTTGACGATGCAGCT GATTTATTGGGTGAATATTCAAAATGGTTGAGTTCTAGCAATACCCGTGAAGCAAATTTATATCTGGAGTGTTTCCATGAAAGATGGAATTCATTGGTTAGTCAGGAAGAAAGTGTCTCATCAGATCGAACTGAGCTTGTTAATGAAGGAGAGAAACTCAGCATAAAAGTGCTGGATGGCTtcagtgctactgctgctgctaagGTTTTTGAAGAAGAAATTCGTGAAGTG GCTACGGGAACTTTTGGAGGGCTTGGGGTTGCGGGATTGTCAGCCTCTCTTTTGACTTCTGTTCTAACAACTACACTCGAAGATCTACTTGCTCTTGCTCTTTGCTCAGCTGGCGG GTTTTTTGCAATATCGAATTTCCCTGGTCGACGGAAGCTTGCGGTAGAGAAGGTCAGCAAGGCTGCCGATGAACTATCTCGTAAAGTTGATGAAGCTATTCAGAAGGATATATCTCAGAGTGGTAGTAAGCTAGTCCAGTTCGTAGACACTGCCAGCAAACCGTACCAGGAAGCATGCCAGCGAAAAATTGACTGGCTGCAGGGTGTTCAGGGTGAGTTGTCCGCCGTTGAGCGTAAGCTCCAAACTCTGAAAATCGACATCCAAAATCTGCACGGATCGTGA